In Acidovorax sp. GBBC 1281, a single window of DNA contains:
- a CDS encoding peptidoglycan-binding domain-containing protein — MTTPNRPDGRAASAFFPSTPARATLVAATVVAALALAGCETTNMRMGSPDAKTVATGSATGGATEGASSELERCESPLGTVSLIENQQAGWYTILRNEYRLPPTANLLRLLVQQSNCFVVIERGAAGMTAMDRERAIMQSGEMRGGSNFGKGQMVASDYGLSPEIVFNNNNAGGASASLGGLLGGRAGGLLGALGGSLNTKEASALLTLIDHRSGVQVAASEGSASKTDFGAVGQLFGGSGGARLGGYSNTAEGKVIAAAFMDAFNQMVRSLRSYKAQSVKGQGLGGGGRLGVDGGAAPSQTSAPRAQPVSAATGGLSLRDAQAKLNALGHDTGTPDGAMGAKTAAALRAFQKERGLPITGRLDAATAAQLSQ; from the coding sequence ATGACGACACCGAACCGGCCCGATGGGCGCGCTGCCTCCGCCTTCTTCCCTTCCACCCCCGCCCGCGCGACCCTCGTGGCCGCCACCGTGGTGGCCGCGCTGGCCCTGGCCGGCTGCGAGACCACCAACATGCGCATGGGCAGCCCCGATGCCAAGACCGTGGCCACAGGCAGCGCAACCGGTGGCGCCACCGAAGGCGCCAGCAGCGAGCTCGAACGCTGCGAATCGCCGCTGGGCACCGTCTCGCTGATCGAGAACCAGCAGGCCGGCTGGTACACCATTCTGCGCAATGAATACCGCCTGCCGCCCACGGCCAACCTGCTGCGCCTGCTGGTGCAGCAGTCCAACTGCTTCGTCGTGATCGAGCGCGGCGCGGCCGGCATGACAGCCATGGACCGCGAGCGCGCCATCATGCAATCCGGAGAGATGCGCGGCGGCAGCAACTTCGGCAAGGGCCAGATGGTCGCCTCCGACTACGGCCTGTCGCCCGAGATCGTGTTCAACAACAACAACGCGGGCGGCGCCTCCGCATCGCTGGGCGGCCTGCTGGGCGGGCGCGCGGGCGGCCTGCTGGGTGCGCTGGGCGGCAGCCTGAACACCAAGGAAGCGAGCGCATTGCTCACCCTCATCGACCACCGCTCCGGCGTGCAGGTGGCAGCCTCCGAAGGCAGCGCCTCCAAGACCGACTTCGGCGCCGTGGGCCAGCTGTTCGGCGGATCGGGCGGCGCGCGCCTGGGCGGCTACAGCAACACGGCCGAAGGCAAGGTGATCGCCGCGGCCTTCATGGACGCCTTCAACCAGATGGTGCGTTCGCTGCGCAGCTACAAGGCCCAGTCGGTCAAGGGCCAGGGCCTGGGCGGCGGCGGTCGCCTGGGGGTGGATGGCGGCGCCGCGCCGTCGCAGACCTCGGCGCCGCGCGCGCAGCCCGTGTCGGCGGCCACCGGCGGCCTGTCGCTGCGCGATGCGCAGGCCAAGCTGAACGCCCTGGGGCATGACACCGGCACGCCCGACGGTGCCATGGGCGCCAAGACGGCGGCCGCCCTGCGTGCCTTCCAGAAGGAGCGG
- a CDS encoding Zn-dependent hydrolase, translating to MDTTTRTDISHLRVNGERLWDSLMELAQIGATPKGGVCRLTLTDLDKQGRDLVTRWAREAGMTVTIDQIGNGFMRRPGRNNNLPPIMTGSHIDTQPTGGKFDGNYGVLAGIEVVRTLNDHGIETEAPIEVAFWTNEEGSRFVPVMMGSGVFAKAFTLEHAYAATDTEGKTVKGELERIGYVGDQVPGDHPIGAYFETHIEQGPVLEDHDKTIGVVTGVLGIRWYDCTVTGMEAHAGPTPMALRKDALQVATRLMQEVVACAHRHPPHGRGTVGMVQVHPNSRNVIPGQVKFSIDLRNATDADCESMDRDIRDVATRLSAETGLPIQIDLVSSYPAQVFHPDCVDAVGRAAASLGYSHMPAVSGAGHDAVYMARLAPAGMVFIPCKDGISHNEIEDAQPEHITAGCNVLLHAMLERAGT from the coding sequence ATGGACACGACCACCCGAACCGACATCAGCCACCTGCGCGTCAACGGCGAGCGCCTGTGGGATTCCCTCATGGAGCTGGCGCAGATCGGTGCCACGCCCAAAGGCGGCGTCTGCCGCCTCACCCTCACCGATCTGGACAAGCAGGGCCGCGACCTCGTCACCCGCTGGGCGCGCGAGGCCGGCATGACCGTCACCATCGACCAGATCGGCAACGGCTTCATGCGCCGCCCGGGGCGCAATAACAACCTTCCGCCCATCATGACCGGCAGCCACATCGACACCCAGCCTACGGGCGGCAAGTTCGACGGCAACTACGGCGTGCTGGCCGGCATCGAGGTGGTGCGCACGCTGAACGACCACGGCATCGAGACCGAGGCGCCGATCGAGGTGGCCTTCTGGACCAACGAGGAAGGCAGCCGCTTCGTGCCCGTGATGATGGGCTCGGGCGTGTTCGCCAAGGCCTTCACCCTGGAGCATGCCTACGCCGCCACCGATACCGAAGGCAAGACGGTGAAGGGCGAGCTCGAGCGCATCGGCTACGTGGGCGATCAGGTGCCCGGCGACCACCCCATCGGCGCGTACTTCGAGACCCACATCGAGCAGGGCCCGGTGCTGGAGGACCACGACAAGACCATCGGCGTGGTGACGGGCGTGCTCGGCATCCGCTGGTACGACTGCACCGTGACCGGCATGGAGGCCCATGCCGGCCCCACGCCCATGGCCCTGCGCAAGGATGCGCTGCAGGTCGCCACGCGCCTCATGCAGGAGGTGGTGGCCTGCGCGCACCGCCATCCGCCGCATGGTCGCGGCACGGTGGGCATGGTGCAGGTGCACCCCAACAGCCGCAACGTGATCCCCGGCCAGGTCAAGTTCAGCATCGACCTGCGCAACGCCACTGACGCCGATTGCGAAAGCATGGACCGCGACATCCGCGACGTGGCCACCCGCCTCAGCGCCGAAACCGGCCTGCCGATCCAGATCGACCTGGTGTCCAGCTACCCCGCGCAGGTGTTTCACCCCGACTGCGTGGACGCGGTCGGCCGGGCCGCCGCCAGCCTGGGCTACAGCCACATGCCGGCCGTGTCGGGCGCGGGGCACGACGCGGTCTACATGGCGCGCCTGGCACCTGCGGGCATGGTCTTCATTCCGTGCAAGGACGGCATCAGCCACAACGAGATCGAAGACGCCCAACCCGAGCACATCACCGCCGGCTGCAACGTGCTGCTGCATGCCATGCTGGAACGCGCCGGCACCTGA